A window of the Streptomyces albireticuli genome harbors these coding sequences:
- a CDS encoding SDR family oxidoreductase — protein MRAGTEGARERWVRTGGIELCVQELGDTSRPTVVLLHGYPDSKEVWSEVAERLRDRFHVVLYDVRGCGRSTAPRPLRGGFTLEKLTDDFLAVAEAVSPDAPVHLVGHDWGSVQGWEFTTARRTEGRIASFTSISGPSLDHLALWLRRRATRPTPRRVAQLLGQSARSWYVYALHTPALPEALMRGPLLKQWPKILARLEKLPADGYPTASLPTDAAHGAWLYRDNVRARMHRPRTDAYAHAPVQLITPTGDVFLSDRLYDGLEEWAPGLVRHTLAAKHWVPRSRPDQVSAWIAGFVTERERGAGGPAGPAPAPAGPYAQAFGGRLVLVTGAASGIGRATAFAFAEAGARVIAVDRDPEGAVRTAEMARLLGAPETAAETVDVADEAAMEKLAAKVAAEHGVVDILVNNAGIGLAGAFLDTSAEEWRKVLDVNLWGVVHGCRVFGRQMAERGQGGHIVNTASAAAFQPSRFLTAYSTSKAAVLMLSECLRAELAGRGIGVTAICPGIVNTGITATARFTGVSEEEQRRLRKKAVRLYGRRNYPPEKVADAVLRAVLRDRAVVPVTPEAHGLRLMSRFTPRLLRALARIDLPL, from the coding sequence ATGAGGGCAGGGACCGAAGGCGCGCGCGAGCGGTGGGTCCGCACGGGCGGGATCGAGCTGTGCGTCCAGGAGCTGGGTGACACCTCGCGCCCCACGGTGGTGCTGCTGCACGGCTATCCGGACAGCAAGGAGGTGTGGTCCGAGGTCGCCGAGCGGCTGCGGGACCGCTTCCACGTGGTGCTCTACGACGTCCGGGGCTGCGGGCGCTCCACGGCGCCGCGGCCGCTGCGGGGCGGCTTCACGCTGGAGAAGCTCACCGACGACTTCCTGGCCGTGGCGGAGGCGGTGAGCCCCGACGCCCCCGTGCACCTGGTGGGGCACGACTGGGGTTCGGTGCAGGGCTGGGAGTTCACCACGGCGCGCCGCACCGAGGGGCGGATCGCGTCCTTCACGTCGATCTCCGGCCCCTCCCTCGACCACCTGGCGCTCTGGCTGCGCCGGCGCGCCACCCGGCCGACCCCGCGCCGGGTGGCCCAGCTCCTGGGCCAGAGCGCCCGGTCCTGGTACGTGTACGCGCTGCACACCCCGGCGCTGCCGGAGGCCCTCATGCGCGGGCCGCTGCTGAAGCAGTGGCCGAAGATCCTCGCGCGGCTGGAGAAGCTGCCCGCCGACGGGTATCCGACGGCGTCGCTGCCGACGGACGCGGCGCACGGCGCCTGGCTGTACCGCGACAACGTCCGGGCCCGTATGCACCGCCCGCGCACCGACGCGTACGCCCACGCGCCCGTCCAGCTGATCACACCGACGGGGGACGTCTTCCTGTCCGACCGGCTCTACGACGGCCTGGAGGAGTGGGCGCCCGGTCTGGTGCGGCACACCCTGGCCGCGAAGCACTGGGTGCCGCGCTCCCGGCCGGACCAGGTGTCGGCCTGGATCGCCGGGTTCGTCACGGAGCGGGAACGCGGCGCCGGGGGCCCGGCCGGCCCCGCCCCGGCGCCCGCGGGGCCGTACGCCCAGGCGTTCGGCGGTCGGCTGGTGCTGGTCACGGGCGCGGCGAGCGGCATCGGCCGGGCGACGGCCTTCGCCTTCGCGGAGGCCGGCGCGCGCGTGATCGCCGTCGACCGCGACCCCGAGGGCGCGGTGCGCACGGCGGAGATGGCCCGGCTGCTGGGCGCGCCCGAGACGGCGGCCGAGACCGTCGACGTCGCGGACGAGGCGGCCATGGAGAAGCTGGCCGCCAAGGTCGCCGCCGAGCACGGCGTGGTGGACATCCTGGTCAACAACGCCGGCATCGGCCTGGCCGGCGCCTTCCTGGACACCTCGGCCGAGGAGTGGCGGAAGGTCCTCGACGTCAATCTGTGGGGAGTCGTCCACGGCTGCCGGGTCTTCGGCAGGCAGATGGCCGAGCGCGGGCAGGGCGGTCATATCGTCAACACCGCCTCGGCGGCCGCCTTTCAGCCGTCGAGGTTCCTCACCGCCTACAGCACGTCCAAGGCGGCCGTGCTGATGCTCAGCGAGTGCCTGCGCGCCGAGCTGGCCGGCCGGGGCATCGGTGTCACGGCGATCTGCCCCGGCATCGTCAACACCGGCATCACGGCCACCGCGCGCTTCACGGGCGTGTCCGAGGAGGAGCAGCGGCGGCTCCGGAAGAAGGCGGTGCGGCTGTACGGCCGGCGCAACTACCCGCCGGAGAAGGTCGCCGACGCCGTCCTGCGGGCCGTCCTCCGCGACCGGGCGGTCGTCCCGGTCACACCCGAGGCCCACGGCCTGCGCCTCATGTCCCGTTTCACACCGCGGCTGCTGCGCGCCCTCGCGCGGATCGACCTCCCGCTGTAG
- a CDS encoding metal-dependent hydrolase yields MTDSQPTGHAVAHSIAPRRVSFEWDGTPLHWVPDEPTATHVMNVLHLLLPAGERWFVKVFKEALPLVRDAALLKDVKGFMGQEATHSVQHAYVLDHLARQGLDTGPYTRHVDFLFDVLLGERPPFGMPLTDREWLRFRLSVIAATEQFTAVLGNWVLDADGLDRAGPDPVMLDLLRWHGAEEVEHRSVAFDMYEHCGGEDPGRYARRVLGMAITAPILFYLWGWGAAYLLRNDPRLVGRLRYTMRNHNRAVAKGLLPSWRELGAAVPRYLRRSYHPSREGSLRKAVAYLATSPGARSAAGAIGRAAAS; encoded by the coding sequence ATGACCGACAGCCAGCCCACCGGCCACGCCGTGGCGCACTCCATAGCGCCGCGGCGCGTCTCCTTCGAATGGGACGGCACGCCGCTGCACTGGGTTCCGGACGAGCCCACCGCCACCCATGTGATGAACGTCCTGCATCTGCTGCTGCCGGCCGGGGAGCGGTGGTTCGTCAAGGTCTTCAAGGAGGCCCTCCCGCTCGTGCGGGACGCTGCCCTGCTGAAGGACGTCAAGGGGTTCATGGGCCAGGAGGCCACGCACAGCGTGCAGCACGCGTATGTGCTCGACCACCTCGCCCGGCAGGGCCTGGACACCGGCCCGTACACCCGGCACGTGGACTTCCTCTTCGACGTCCTGCTCGGTGAGCGGCCCCCGTTCGGCATGCCGCTCACCGACCGGGAGTGGCTGCGCTTCCGGCTCAGCGTGATCGCCGCGACCGAGCAGTTCACGGCCGTCCTCGGGAACTGGGTGCTCGACGCGGACGGCCTGGACCGGGCCGGACCGGACCCCGTGATGCTGGACCTCCTGCGCTGGCACGGCGCGGAGGAGGTCGAACACCGGTCGGTCGCCTTCGACATGTACGAGCACTGCGGCGGCGAGGACCCGGGGCGCTACGCCCGGCGGGTCCTCGGCATGGCGATCACCGCGCCGATCCTCTTCTACCTGTGGGGGTGGGGAGCGGCGTACCTGCTCCGCAACGACCCCCGGCTCGTGGGCCGCCTACGCTACACCATGCGCAATCACAACAGAGCCGTGGCGAAAGGGCTGTTGCCCAGCTGGCGGGAGCTCGGCGCGGCGGTGCCGCGCTATCTGCGGCGGTCGTACCACCCCTCGCGGGAGGGCTCGCTGCGCAAGGCCGTCGCCTACCTGGCGACGTCGCCCGGAGCCCGGTCCGCGGCGGGCGCGATCGGCCGCGCGGCCGCCTCGTAG
- the pspAB gene encoding PspA-associated protein PspAB yields MGFLDTLLGRSKPVRPDLDQLFALPSAAVTLQAGAGLTPTGRGSVCFASVEGGAFARIQQDVRELLDADTGRGGVPVEFSRDVYGYTWLLVRRPADADGTVALVNDLHAVNTLLQEGGFGPQLLCSLLGFRDADRRALALVYLYKRGSFYPFAPVAGEKRDNGLELQVRALLGDDLRIEEDLGRWFPVWGAPGL; encoded by the coding sequence GTGGGATTCCTCGACACCCTCCTCGGCCGCAGCAAGCCGGTGCGGCCGGACCTCGACCAGCTCTTCGCGTTGCCCTCGGCCGCTGTCACCCTCCAGGCGGGGGCCGGACTCACCCCGACGGGCCGGGGATCGGTGTGCTTCGCGAGCGTGGAGGGCGGTGCCTTCGCCCGTATCCAGCAGGACGTACGGGAGCTGCTCGACGCCGACACCGGGCGGGGCGGCGTGCCCGTGGAGTTCAGCCGGGACGTGTACGGCTACACGTGGCTGCTGGTGCGGCGGCCCGCGGACGCGGACGGGACGGTGGCGCTCGTCAACGATCTGCACGCGGTCAACACGCTGCTCCAGGAAGGGGGTTTCGGCCCGCAGCTGCTCTGCTCCCTGCTGGGGTTCCGCGACGCGGACCGGCGCGCGCTGGCCCTCGTCTACCTCTACAAGCGCGGCTCCTTCTACCCCTTCGCCCCGGTGGCGGGCGAGAAGCGGGACAACGGGCTGGAGCTCCAGGTCCGGGCGCTGCTGGGCGACGATCTGCGGATCGAGGAGGACCTGGGGCGGTGGTTCCCGGTGTGGGGCGCGCCCGGCCTGTGA
- the htpX gene encoding zinc metalloprotease HtpX, whose amino-acid sequence MSDTRFAPDRGLTTRMVGTMFFIGLLYVVFVGVLVALLRGAWPIVLVLAGGLFVAQFWFSDRIAAFSMGAREVTPEQAPELHGAVDRLCALADMPKPRVAVADSDVPNAFATGRNRKNALVCATTGLLRRLEPEELEGVLAHELSHVAHRDVAVMTIASFLGVLAGMITRVGLWGGLRRVGGRDNSTAVLVVLIPLISAVVYAISFLLTRLLSRYRELSADRAAALLTGRPSALASALTKVTGQMARIPTRDLRQAEPFNAFYFAPAFAKDSLGRLLSSHPTLEQRLDQLGRISAQLGRA is encoded by the coding sequence ATGTCAGACACCCGATTCGCGCCCGACCGGGGGCTGACCACCCGCATGGTGGGCACGATGTTCTTCATCGGACTGCTCTACGTGGTCTTCGTGGGTGTGCTGGTGGCCCTGCTGCGCGGGGCCTGGCCGATCGTGCTGGTCCTCGCGGGCGGCCTGTTCGTCGCCCAGTTCTGGTTCAGCGACCGCATCGCGGCCTTCAGCATGGGCGCCCGCGAGGTGACCCCGGAGCAGGCGCCCGAACTGCACGGCGCCGTCGACCGGCTCTGTGCCCTCGCGGACATGCCCAAGCCCCGGGTGGCCGTCGCCGACAGCGACGTGCCGAACGCCTTCGCCACCGGCCGCAACCGGAAGAACGCCCTGGTGTGTGCCACCACCGGGCTGCTGCGCCGGCTGGAGCCCGAGGAGCTGGAGGGCGTCCTCGCCCATGAGCTGTCCCATGTCGCCCACCGCGACGTCGCCGTCATGACGATCGCGTCCTTCCTGGGCGTGCTGGCCGGGATGATCACCCGCGTCGGGCTGTGGGGCGGCCTGCGCCGGGTCGGCGGGCGGGACAACAGCACCGCCGTCCTCGTGGTGCTGATCCCGCTGATCAGCGCGGTCGTCTACGCCATCAGCTTCCTGCTCACCCGGCTGCTGTCCCGCTACCGCGAGCTGTCCGCCGACCGCGCCGCCGCGCTCCTCACCGGGCGGCCCTCGGCGCTGGCCTCGGCGCTCACGAAGGTCACCGGGCAGATGGCCCGGATCCCCACGCGCGACCTCCGGCAGGCCGAGCCGTTCAACGCCTTCTACTTCGCGCCCGCCTTCGCCAAGGACAGCCTGGGCCGGCTGCTCTCCTCGCACCCGACCCTGGAACAGCGGCTCGACCAGCTCGGCCGGATCTCGGCCCAGCTGGGCCGGGCGTGA
- a CDS encoding LLM class flavin-dependent oxidoreductase has product MRLSTVILPDRRWSEGGRENWQRAEALGFHTAYTYDHLSWRTFRDGPWFGAVPTLTAAATVTSRMRLGTLVTSPNFRHPVTLAKELISLDDIAGGRITLGIGAGGSGFDATALLKGGEEPWTPRERADRFAEFVPLLDRLLTEDVVSHEGTHYSAFEVRNIPGCVQRPRLPFAVAATGPRGLRLAARHGQAWVTTGDPKLFETGTPEQSRAAIAGQVERLGVACAEIDRDPASLDKILLTGFTPDRPLDSFDAFVDFAGSHAELGFDEIVVHWPIAGSFFESDPAVFEKIATDGLAQLTSS; this is encoded by the coding sequence ATGCGACTGAGCACCGTGATCCTTCCTGACCGCCGCTGGTCCGAGGGCGGCCGCGAGAACTGGCAGCGAGCCGAGGCGCTGGGCTTCCACACGGCGTACACCTACGACCACCTGTCCTGGCGCACCTTCCGGGACGGCCCGTGGTTCGGCGCCGTGCCCACCCTGACCGCCGCGGCGACCGTCACCTCCCGGATGCGGCTGGGCACGCTCGTCACGTCGCCGAACTTCCGCCACCCCGTCACCCTCGCCAAGGAGCTCATCTCCCTGGACGACATCGCGGGCGGCCGGATCACGCTGGGCATCGGCGCCGGCGGCTCCGGATTCGACGCCACCGCGCTGCTCAAGGGCGGCGAGGAGCCGTGGACCCCGCGGGAGCGGGCCGACCGCTTCGCCGAGTTCGTCCCGCTGCTGGACCGGCTGCTCACCGAGGACGTCGTCTCGCACGAGGGCACCCACTACTCGGCGTTCGAGGTGCGGAACATCCCCGGCTGCGTCCAGCGCCCCCGGCTGCCCTTCGCGGTGGCCGCCACCGGCCCGCGCGGGCTGCGGCTCGCCGCCCGCCACGGCCAGGCGTGGGTGACCACGGGTGACCCGAAGCTGTTCGAGACGGGCACCCCGGAGCAGTCCAGGGCGGCCATCGCCGGGCAGGTCGAGCGGCTCGGCGTGGCCTGCGCGGAGATCGACCGGGACCCCGCCTCCCTGGACAAGATCCTGCTCACGGGCTTCACCCCGGACCGGCCGCTGGACTCCTTCGACGCCTTCGTCGACTTCGCGGGCTCGCACGCCGAGCTCGGCTTCGACGAGATCGTCGTGCACTGGCCGATCGCGGGCTCGTTCTTCGAGTCCGACCCGGCGGTCTTCGAGAAGATCGCCACGGACGGGCTCGCGCAGCTCACCTCCTCCTGA
- a CDS encoding HAD hydrolase family protein — MGTVTSAIEQPDTPAAGRPAATPRLIATDLDGTLLHDDKTVSDRTVAALAAAEAAGIEVFFVTGRPARWMDVVSDHVHGHGLAICANGAAVVDLHDGGRFVEVRPLPREEALAIVHAVRAAAPGASFAVEHTTGIHYEPEYPPFFLDPGAVIAPAEELLAEDSGYTDPILKLLAHHPGLGPDEFLTVARKAGGAHGEFTRSSPTALLEISAVGVSKASTLARCCDLRGIAPEEVVAFGDMPNDLEMLGWAGTAYAMANAHPEVLAVTAHHTAANTEDGVALVIEQLLHARGAA; from the coding sequence ATGGGAACCGTGACTTCAGCTATCGAGCAGCCCGACACCCCGGCGGCAGGCCGCCCAGCCGCGACCCCGAGGCTGATCGCCACCGATCTCGACGGCACCCTGCTGCACGACGACAAGACGGTCTCCGACCGCACCGTCGCCGCCCTGGCCGCCGCGGAGGCCGCCGGCATCGAGGTCTTCTTCGTCACCGGTCGCCCGGCCCGCTGGATGGACGTGGTCAGCGACCACGTGCACGGGCACGGCCTGGCCATCTGCGCCAACGGCGCCGCGGTCGTCGATCTCCACGACGGCGGGCGGTTCGTCGAGGTCCGCCCGCTGCCGCGGGAGGAGGCCCTCGCCATCGTCCACGCCGTGCGCGCCGCCGCCCCGGGCGCCTCGTTCGCCGTCGAGCACACCACGGGCATCCACTACGAGCCGGAGTACCCGCCCTTCTTCCTCGACCCGGGCGCTGTGATCGCCCCCGCCGAGGAACTGCTGGCCGAGGACTCCGGGTATACCGACCCGATCCTCAAGCTGCTGGCGCACCACCCCGGGCTCGGCCCCGACGAATTCCTCACCGTGGCCCGTAAGGCGGGAGGCGCGCACGGGGAGTTCACCCGCTCCAGCCCCACCGCCCTCCTGGAGATCAGCGCCGTCGGCGTCAGCAAGGCCAGCACCCTGGCGCGCTGCTGCGACCTGCGCGGCATAGCCCCCGAGGAGGTCGTGGCCTTCGGCGACATGCCCAACGACCTGGAGATGCTCGGCTGGGCCGGCACCGCGTACGCGATGGCCAACGCCCACCCCGAGGTGCTGGCCGTCACCGCGCACCACACCGCCGCCAACACCGAGGACGGCGTCGCCCTGGTCATAGAACAGCTCCTGCACGCGCGCGGGGCGGCCTGA
- a CDS encoding M23 family metallopeptidase, which yields MRPTARANHRTGPRRLSRTGGVVLCTLCAVAAAPLAAPGPPSAGQPPDRPARVTSEVLRLAEEAGQVRQRYERAQRSAKGQRARAEELRRTLRVRGVVRSALRDDAGAAARAQYRTGGFTVGLDGEGGAAEEELDDPVELVARQVPAVRRRARLGRMLVEEERTSRRLEAEARSLAAARQDLDRDSARLGEAIRTLEARLAGARDELDEVARAAVDSGECAPPDLAGGRSGPAVERAAARSARAARGWTRPVVSYELSAGFGAGGANWADGHTGQDFAVPTGTPVRAVGAGTVVAAGCGGPFGISLVVEHENGWYSQYAHLAAPLAAPGRRVRAGQWIGLSGTTGNSTGPHLHFEIRRTPEFGSAVDPVEWLGERGVQL from the coding sequence ATGCGACCCACCGCACGCGCGAACCACCGCACCGGGCCGCGCCGCCTCAGCCGTACCGGCGGCGTCGTCCTGTGCACCCTCTGCGCCGTCGCCGCGGCGCCCCTGGCCGCCCCCGGGCCGCCGTCCGCCGGGCAGCCGCCGGACCGGCCCGCACGGGTGACCTCCGAGGTGCTCCGGCTGGCGGAGGAGGCGGGGCAGGTCCGGCAGCGGTACGAGCGGGCGCAGCGGTCCGCCAAGGGGCAGCGGGCGCGGGCCGAGGAGCTCCGCCGGACGCTGCGGGTGCGAGGGGTCGTGCGGTCGGCGCTGCGCGACGACGCGGGCGCGGCGGCCCGCGCGCAGTACCGCACCGGCGGCTTCACCGTCGGCCTCGACGGCGAGGGCGGAGCCGCCGAGGAGGAGCTGGACGACCCGGTGGAGCTGGTGGCCCGCCAGGTGCCCGCCGTGCGCCGCCGGGCCCGCCTGGGGCGGATGCTCGTCGAGGAGGAGCGCACCAGCAGACGGCTGGAGGCCGAGGCCCGGTCCCTGGCGGCGGCCAGGCAGGACCTCGACCGGGACAGCGCCCGGCTGGGTGAGGCCATACGCACGCTGGAGGCCCGGCTGGCCGGTGCGCGGGACGAGCTCGACGAGGTGGCGCGGGCGGCCGTCGACAGCGGGGAGTGCGCGCCGCCGGACCTGGCGGGCGGCCGCTCCGGACCGGCCGTGGAGCGGGCGGCGGCGCGCTCGGCGCGGGCGGCGCGCGGGTGGACCCGGCCGGTGGTCTCGTACGAGCTCTCGGCGGGCTTCGGCGCGGGCGGCGCGAACTGGGCCGACGGGCACACGGGGCAGGACTTCGCCGTCCCCACCGGCACCCCGGTCCGCGCGGTCGGGGCCGGCACGGTGGTGGCGGCGGGCTGCGGGGGCCCGTTCGGCATCAGCCTGGTGGTCGAGCACGAGAACGGCTGGTACTCGCAGTACGCGCACCTGGCCGCCCCCTTGGCCGCGCCGGGGCGGCGGGTGCGCGCCGGGCAGTGGATCGGGCTGTCCGGGACCACCGGCAACTCCACCGGCCCGCACCTGCACTTCGAGATCCGCAGGACGCCGGAGTTCGGGTCGGCGGTCGATCCGGTGGAGTGGCTGGGCGAGCGCGGTGTACAGCTGTAG
- a CDS encoding GAF domain-containing protein, whose translation MDPLAIATEATRSLQGMSTELTARVPQLLEAMRSVGTGLELHTTLDRIAQTAAELADARYAAIGVIDSTRGGLSDFITYGVTEEQRERIGALPDGRHGLLGALIHHPAPVMLADLTSDPRFSGFPEGHPPMRNFLGVPISVEGEIFGNLYLTDKRGGSEFSIADLHMVKILATEAGIAIGNARVYDEGRQRMRWIDGSVAVTTALLSGSDAEDALAVVAEQARRLADSAAGIVLLPDGGGGLEMVAVSAEDPTGLLGTVIPPHSPVVSQLLAGEPVFIDDSATDPRMITGVAPRFGPSMLLPLRSGDRVLGTLATPRARGARPYTPAERTLAAQFAAQAALALVLAEAQRDRERLAVFEDRDRIARDLHDLVIQRLFATGLMLESAQRQAVVPEVKVKVGQAVDELDVTIQEIRTAIFALQQGPAEAPAGLRTRVLRELGTAAVPLGFQPSASFLGPVDAKVGELTGKNLIAALREALSNAFRHARASRMEVVVDATATLPDGREAVRLTVADDGVGIPEGGRRSGLRNLAKRAESLGGSSSYGPGLGEDGGGTRVVWEAPL comes from the coding sequence ATGGATCCGCTCGCCATCGCCACGGAGGCCACCCGCAGCCTCCAGGGCATGTCCACCGAGCTGACCGCGCGCGTGCCGCAGCTCCTGGAGGCCATGCGGTCCGTCGGCACCGGCCTGGAGCTCCACACCACCCTCGACCGGATCGCGCAGACCGCCGCCGAGCTCGCCGACGCCCGCTACGCGGCCATCGGCGTCATCGACTCCACCCGCGGCGGCCTCTCCGACTTCATCACCTACGGCGTCACGGAGGAGCAGCGCGAGCGCATCGGCGCCCTGCCGGACGGCCGTCACGGGCTGCTCGGCGCGCTCATCCACCACCCCGCGCCGGTGATGCTCGCCGACCTCACGTCCGATCCGCGCTTCTCCGGCTTTCCCGAGGGCCACCCGCCCATGCGCAACTTCCTGGGCGTGCCCATCAGCGTCGAGGGCGAGATCTTCGGGAACCTCTACCTCACGGACAAGCGCGGGGGCAGCGAGTTCAGCATCGCGGACCTCCACATGGTGAAGATCCTCGCCACCGAGGCGGGCATCGCGATCGGCAACGCCCGTGTGTACGACGAGGGCCGCCAGCGGATGCGCTGGATCGACGGCTCGGTGGCCGTCACGACCGCCCTGCTGTCGGGCAGCGACGCCGAGGACGCGCTGGCGGTCGTCGCCGAACAGGCGCGCAGGCTCGCGGACTCGGCGGCCGGGATCGTGCTGCTGCCGGACGGCGGCGGTGGCCTGGAGATGGTCGCGGTCTCCGCCGAGGACCCCACCGGCCTGCTGGGGACGGTGATACCGCCGCACAGCCCGGTCGTCTCCCAGCTGCTCGCCGGGGAACCGGTGTTCATCGACGACTCGGCCACCGACCCCCGCATGATCACGGGGGTGGCGCCGCGCTTCGGCCCGAGCATGCTCCTGCCGCTCAGGAGCGGCGACCGGGTGCTCGGCACGCTCGCCACGCCCCGGGCGCGCGGGGCCCGTCCGTACACGCCCGCCGAGCGGACCCTGGCCGCGCAGTTCGCCGCGCAGGCTGCGCTCGCCCTGGTCCTGGCCGAGGCGCAGCGCGACCGTGAGCGGCTCGCCGTCTTCGAGGACCGCGACCGGATCGCCCGGGACCTCCACGACCTGGTCATCCAGCGGCTGTTCGCGACCGGCCTGATGCTGGAGAGCGCCCAGCGCCAGGCCGTCGTGCCCGAGGTGAAGGTGAAGGTCGGGCAGGCCGTCGACGAGCTCGACGTGACCATCCAGGAGATCCGTACGGCCATCTTCGCGCTCCAGCAGGGGCCCGCGGAGGCGCCCGCCGGGCTGCGCACGCGCGTCCTGCGGGAGCTCGGCACGGCGGCCGTGCCGCTCGGCTTCCAGCCTTCGGCGAGCTTCCTCGGCCCGGTCGACGCGAAGGTCGGCGAACTCACCGGCAAGAACCTCATCGCCGCGCTGCGCGAGGCCCTTTCGAACGCCTTCCGGCACGCGCGGGCGTCCCGGATGGAGGTCGTCGTCGACGCGACGGCCACGCTGCCGGACGGGCGCGAGGCCGTGCGGCTGACCGTGGCGGACGACGGCGTGGGCATCCCCGAGGGCGGGCGGCGCAGCGGCCTGCGGAACCTGGCCAAGCGGGCGGAGTCGCTGGGCGGATCGAGCTCGTACGGGCCGGGGCTGGGGGAGGACGGCGGCGGGACGCGCGTGGTGTGGGAGGCGCCGCTCTGA